A part of Pectinatus sottacetonis genomic DNA contains:
- a CDS encoding iron-sulfur cluster assembly scaffold protein, translated as MIYSEEVNNMTCVAKGIEHHGPAPIPEEGKWVQAKEIKDISGLTHGVGWCAPQQGACKLTLNVKDGIIQEALVETIGCSGMTHSAAMASEILPGKTILEALNTDLVCDAINTAMRELFLQIVYGRSQTAFSEGGLPVGAGLEDLGKGLRSQIGTMYGTLKKGSRYLEMTEGYVTRIALDKKDAIIGYEFVNLGKMMEMIRKGTPAQEAMDKAKGSYGRFDEAVKYVDPRKE; from the coding sequence ATGATTTATTCAGAAGAAGTCAACAACATGACATGTGTTGCTAAAGGTATTGAACATCATGGTCCGGCCCCAATTCCTGAAGAAGGTAAATGGGTACAAGCTAAAGAAATAAAAGATATCAGCGGACTTACACATGGCGTTGGTTGGTGTGCTCCACAGCAAGGTGCCTGCAAATTAACTTTAAATGTTAAGGATGGTATTATTCAGGAAGCATTAGTAGAAACTATCGGTTGTTCCGGTATGACTCATTCAGCTGCTATGGCTTCAGAAATTTTACCGGGTAAAACAATATTAGAAGCATTAAATACTGACCTTGTGTGTGATGCAATAAATACTGCTATGCGTGAACTGTTCCTGCAAATTGTTTACGGCAGATCTCAAACAGCTTTTTCTGAAGGTGGACTTCCTGTTGGTGCTGGTCTGGAAGATTTAGGCAAAGGTCTCAGAAGCCAGATTGGTACAATGTATGGAACACTGAAAAAGGGTTCCCGTTATTTGGAAATGACTGAAGGCTATGTCACAAGAATCGCATTAGATAAGAAAGATGCTATTATCGGTTATGAATTTGTTAATCTTGGGAAAATGATGGAAATGATCCGCAAAGGAACACCAGCCCAAGAAGCCATGGATAAGGCAAAAGGTTCTTATGGCAGATTTGATGAAGCTGTAAAATATGTTGATCCACGTAAAGAATAA
- a CDS encoding GGGtGRT protein, with protein sequence MALFESYERRIDKINKVLNGYNISSIEEAKKICDEKGIDVAKIVKEIQPICFDNACWAYTVGAAIAIKKGCTKAADAAKAIGEGLQSFCIPGSVADHRKVGLGHGNLASMLLSEDAKCFAFLAGHESFAAAEGAIGIAGKANRVRKQPLRVILNGLGKDAAQIISRINGFTYVQTQYDYASGKLKVVQEIAYSDGVRSEIKCYGADSVQEGVAIMHKEDVDISITGNSTNPTRFQHPVAGCYKKECVENGKKYFSVASGGGTGRTLHPDNMAAGPASYGMTDTMGRMHSDAQFAGSSSVPAHVEMMGLIGMGNNPMVGASVAVAVAVEEHMK encoded by the coding sequence ATGGCATTATTTGAAAGTTACGAACGTCGTATTGATAAAATAAATAAAGTCTTAAATGGATACAACATTTCCTCTATTGAAGAAGCTAAAAAAATCTGTGATGAAAAAGGTATAGATGTTGCCAAGATAGTAAAGGAAATACAGCCTATTTGTTTTGACAATGCCTGCTGGGCATATACAGTGGGTGCTGCTATTGCAATCAAAAAAGGCTGTACTAAGGCGGCTGATGCGGCTAAGGCTATTGGTGAAGGATTACAATCATTTTGTATTCCCGGTTCTGTTGCCGATCATCGAAAAGTAGGTTTAGGCCACGGTAATCTTGCATCAATGCTTTTATCAGAAGATGCAAAGTGTTTTGCTTTTCTTGCTGGACATGAATCATTTGCAGCAGCAGAAGGTGCTATCGGTATCGCCGGTAAGGCAAATCGAGTAAGGAAACAGCCGCTGCGTGTTATCTTGAATGGCCTTGGTAAAGATGCAGCACAGATAATTTCCCGTATTAATGGATTTACTTATGTACAAACACAATATGACTATGCATCAGGTAAATTGAAGGTTGTTCAAGAAATTGCTTATTCTGACGGTGTACGCAGTGAAATAAAATGTTACGGTGCAGATAGTGTTCAAGAAGGTGTTGCTATTATGCATAAAGAAGATGTTGATATATCAATCACAGGTAATTCAACAAATCCTACTAGATTTCAGCATCCAGTTGCCGGCTGCTACAAAAAAGAATGTGTGGAAAACGGGAAGAAATACTTCTCCGTAGCTTCTGGCGGTGGTACAGGACGTACCCTGCATCCTGATAACATGGCTGCAGGTCCTGCTTCATATGGTATGACCGATACTATGGGACGTATGCATTCTGATGCTCAATTTGCGGGTTCCTCATCTGTTCCAGCTCATGTTGAAATGATGGGCTTGATCGGAATGGGAAATAACCCAATGGTTGGTGCTAGTGTTGCAGTTGCTGTCGCTGTAGAAGAACATATGAAATGA